A DNA window from Scomber japonicus isolate fScoJap1 chromosome 14, fScoJap1.pri, whole genome shotgun sequence contains the following coding sequences:
- the LOC128372448 gene encoding E3 ubiquitin-protein ligase RNF166, with the protein MMAMFRSFVSASTQLRQQQQQPNSGSGSLAAPAESVESQFSCPICLEVYHKPVSIASCAHTFCGECLQPCLQVASPLCPLCRVPFDPKKVERSSSVEKQLASYKAPCRGCSKKVSLVKMRSHISSCSKVQEQIANCPKFVPVVPTSQPIPSNIPNRSTFVCPFCGARNLDQQELVKHCMDNHHNDPNKVVCPVCSAMPWGDPSYKSSNFLQHLLHRHKFSYDTFVDYSIDEEAALQAALALSLAEN; encoded by the exons ATGATGGCGATGTTTCGGAGCTTTGTCTCGGCGAGCACACAgctcagacagcagcagcagcagcctaaCAGCGGCTCAGGTTCACTGGCAGCCCCGGCGGAGAGTGTCGAGAGCCAATTCTCCTGTCCCATCTGCCTGGAGGTCTACCATAAACCCGTCAGCATCGCCAGCTGTGCTCACAC GTTCTGTGGGGAGTGTCTGCAGCCATGTCTACAGGTGGCCTCCCCACTTTGCCCTCTCTGTCGGGTCCCCTTTGACCCCAAGAAAGTGGAGCGCTCCAGCAGCGTGGAGAAGCAGCTGGCCTCATACAAAGCTCCCTGCAGGGGCTGTAGCAAGAAG GTGTCTCTGGTAAAGATGAGGTCCCACATTTCTTCGTGTTCTAAAGTCCAGGAGCAGATAGCCAACTGTCCCAAGTTTGTCCCTGTGGTACCCACCTCCCAACCTATACCAAG CAATATTCCAAACCGGTCAACATTTGTGTGTCCATTCTGTGGGGCCAGAAACCTGGACCAGCAGGAACTGGTGAAGCACTGTATGGACAACCACCATAATGACCCTAATAAAGTG gtgtgtcctgtgtgttcaGCTATGCCATGGGGAGATCCCAGCTATAAGAGCTCAAACTTCCTCCAGCATCTCCTCCACAGACACAAGTTCTCTTATGACACCTTTGTT GACTACAGTATTGATGAAGAGGCAGCACTGCAGGCAGCTCTGGCACTGTCACTGGCTGAAAACTGA